The genomic region TGATCCCTTTTATTTGAAAATACTTTTGAATACGATCAGGATTTCTCTTATTACGACCCTTGTTTGTCTGTTGGTCGGTTATCCTGTGGCTTACTTTGTCGCACGGACGGAATCAAAGGTGAAGAATATCATCATGATTGTCATTCTCTTCCCATTTCTTGTTTCATCTGTAGTCCGTTCATATGGATGGATGGTTATACTTGGGAAAAAAGGATTGCTTAATCAATTTCTGTTGTCTGTAGGCCTTATCCATGAACCGCTCAAGATTATGTATACCTCTACAGCTGTCATCATCGGTCTTGTACATCTCTTGCTTCCGTATATGATATTTTCTTTGGCTGGCATCATCCAAGGGATTGACAGGAACCTTGAAGATGCTTCACAAAGCTTGGGAGGTAACCATGCGAAGACTTTTTTCAAAGTGTTGCTTCCTTTGTCTTCTCCTGGCATACTTTCGGGCTCTATCTTGGTGTTTACGCTGAGTATGACGAGTTATGTTACCCCACGATTGCTTGGCGGTGCAACTTTTCTTATGGTCGGAACGATGGTGTTCCAGGAAGTAAGTATCAATTTCAATTGGGGGATGGCATCTGCCATCAGTTATGTGCTGCTCTTTTTCATATTGATTTTCTTGATTTTCTTCAATCAATTGGAAGCTAGGGTCAACAGAAGAATAGGAGAAGATGGATATGCGCAATAATGGTGGACCTGGCCTTTTCACAAAGATATTTTCAATTGCGGCGATTATATTCCTGATTGCCCCGCTTTTGGTAATTGTATTGGCTTCGTTCAGCCCGACGGCCTTGGTAACTTTCCCTCCCAGGGGATTTTCCCTGGCTTGGTACAGAAACATAATTTCATCCTCAGGGAACTTTATCAGCGGACTTGCCGATAGCTTGGAGGTCGGTATTGCGGCAACTGCAATTGATATGCTTATTGCGGTGCCGGCAGCCTTGGCCGTGACACGGTATCGGGTGAAACTGCAGAAACCCTTGGTAGTTTTCTTTGCCTCTCCGATGTATATTCCTTCAATTACATTTGCTCTGGTTCTGTTGCAGCTTTTTGCCATGATGGGAAGGGTTCCGGCTATAATCAGAATTTTTGTTGGGCATCTTATCATCATCATGCCGTATATCTTCAGAAATACCTATTCCATGCTGACGACCTATGATTGGACGCTTGAGGAAGCTGCGGCATCGTTAGGTGCCAGTCCTCACCGTACTACTTTTGATATCACGCTTCCCTTGATAAAGTCAGGAATTGTATCGGGAGCAATTCTTTCGTTTTTATATTCTTTTGACGAAGCTGTCCTAGCGAGCATGCTGAATTCGCCGAAGTTTATTACCTTGCCTGTCAGGATCATGAACTATATGGAATTTGCCTTTGACCCGACATTGGCTGCAATATCGACCCTGCTTATTCTTTTTTCTTTGGTGATAGTAGCTATCATAGAAAAAGTGGTAGGGCTTAATATGTTCCTAAAGTGACGTAGGAGAGAACAGATGGCATTACTTGAACTTGAAGGTATTACGAAAAATTATGGTTCGCTGACGGCCGTGGATAAATTGAATCTTGTTGTCAAAGATGGCGAGATGATTGCATTGCTGGGGGAAAGCGGTTGTGGCAAGACAACTACATTGAGGATGGTTGCCGGTTTTATCCAACCTGATGAAGGTGTGATAAAAGTAGATGGCCATGTGGTCAATGACATTCCTGCCTATAAGAGGAATATAGGTATATTTTTCCAGAACTATGCATTGTTTCCCCATATGACCGCCTTTGAAAACATTGCCTATGGCTTGAAAATTAAAAAGATGGATAAGGTAGCAATAGAGAAAGAAGTCGCAGGGATGATGAAGCTGGTTGGACTTGAGGGGCTTGGCTGCCGTTATCCCAAGCAACTTTCCGGCGGGCAGCAGCAACGTGTTGCTTTGGCAAGGTCTCTTGTGGTCAAGCCTTCGATATTGCTTCTTGATGAACCTCTTTCCAATCTGGATGCAAAGCTTAGGGTAAACATGCAGACCGAAATCAAAAGGATCCAACGGTTGCTTGGGATTACTACAATAATTGTTACCCATGACCAGCAGGAAGCCATTTCCCTTGCTGATAAAGTAGTTGTCATGCGAAAGGGAAAAATTATACAGGAAAACCTGCCACGTGAAGTATACGAAAAACCTACCAATCCTTTTGTAGCTGATTTTATGGGCTTCGAAAATTTTATTCCTGTAAGGATCGGCAGGATTGACAACAATGTTGTTGCAGTGGAAATACACAATCTTGAGAAATCGATAGATATTGACAGGTGTCAATGTTTTGATGTCAGGGAGGGGGAGGACGCCTATATGGCCGTCCGGCCTGAGAAGATTCGTCTTGTCAGCCCATCTGCAGAACATGCAGTCGTGGGAACCGTAGGAAACATAATCTACAAAGGCAACTATTATCACGTAGAAGTCGAGGGAATCTTCAGCAAGCCGATTATACTTCATGTCAATGAGTTCAATGGAAAGACAGGTGATAGGACAGGTGTTTTGTTGGTCTCAGATGAACTGAGGATATATAAAAAATTCCAATAGGAAGGAACGTACAAATGAAAAGAAATTTATTGCTTCTTTTGATGGTCTTTGCAACGTTGAGTTTCCCTCTGTTTGCAAATGGTACGGATGAAAAGAATGTTGATGCTGCAAATCCTTACAAAGGTAAGGATCTTGTAGTAGCCACATGGGGGTGGAGCGCAGGAAATCTGAAGAAGCTCTCTGAAGATTTTGAAAAAAAGTATGGCTGCAATATCGTAATTGACGAGACAAGCGGCAACTCAGATCGTTTGAACAAGCTTATTGCACAGAAAAACAATCCGGAGATTGATGTTGCTATTCTGTCTGATAATTTTGCTTCCATCGGTATAGAGAAGGGACTATTTGACAAAATTGACAAGTCTGTAGTAACCAGTTATGACGACTTATATGACTTTGCAAAGAATGCTGATGGTTATGGCCCTTGCTATTCATTGGTCCGTTATGGAATTCTTTATAATGCCGATGCTGTTTCTGCGCCGACTTCCTATATGGATTTGTTCAATGGCAACTATGACGGATTGATCAGTCTTCCTGATATGGCCAGTACTGCAGGTCCCTATCTTTTGGTTTCCCTTGCTGAGGATCTTGGAGGTAGCCAGGAGAATGTGACTCCTGCAATGGAATTGCTTAAGAAGGAAAAGAGCAAGATAGCTGATTTCTATATGTCCGGCAGTTCGGTTCAGACAGGGTTTACCACTGGTGAGATTGCTGTCGCAGTGTTTATGGATATGAACGTACCTTTGTTGAGGAAATCTGGACTTGACATAAAGTGGGTGACACCGAAGGAAGGCAGTTTCTCTGCTGCTGCAACAGCAAATGTAGTCAAAGGCTGTCAGAATCCTAAGCTTGCACAACTGTTTATCCAGTATCTTATCAGCGAAAATGTTCAGAACAAGGTTGCTGATGTGCTGAGTGAAGCACCCTGTAACAGCAAGGCTACAATGAGTGAGGAAAAAGCAAAATATCTTGCAAGCGGTGAAGATGCTTTCAAGGCTTTGAAAGTCTTTGATTTGGATTATATAAACAGCAACAAGGCTACGTGGATTGAGCAGTTCCAAAAGGAAATTGCCAACTGATTGTTTCTTTTTTCCTGAAGAATAAGACAAAACGGAGCATCAACATCAGATGCTCCGTTTTTTACCATGATACAGGAATCGTACAGCAAGTGTCGGATGGCAACCATCAGAGTCGATAGGCTTTTGTTTTATCCTTCGTGCTGTGCTAGGAACTTTGATCGGCTCAGAAGCAATGAAACAAGATATTCGACACCCAAGGAAAGGGCATCTTCATCCATAAGGTACTTCGGGTTGTGGTGAGGGAAGATGATTCCTTTTTCTACGGAACGTGCTCCCAGTTCCACGAAGAATGACGGACACTTCTCGCTGAGATAGCAGAAATCTTCTCCCGGCATTATAGGCTTGATTTCAAGCAAGGTAGCTTTCCCGAACTGATTTATGATGAAATCTTTGGTCCAATCGGAAAGATGTTCCTCATTTATGACACTGTCATAGCCCAGTTCATACGTAACTTGGCACTGTGCCTTGGATGCGGCACATATTCCCTCTGAAAGTTCCTTGATCCTTTGTTCCGCCGTTTTTCTTGCTTCAGGGCTGAAGCTCCGTACGGAACCGGAAAGCGTCACGGTATCAGGTATGATATTATAGGCGTTACCCCCATGTATTTCACATATGCTGAGCACAAGCATGTCGTTGGGGTCAATGTTCCTTGATGGAATGGTCTGGAGTGCCTGGATAATCTGTCCTGCTATCGGCAGAGGGTCAATGCACTGCTGTGGCATGGCAGAATGCCCTCCTTTTCCTATGATGGAAATGGAAAACTTATCCGTACTGGCTGTCAGTATTCCCTTGCACCATCCCAATTTTCCTGTCGGATAATTTGAACTCAGATGCAAGCCGAAACACTCATCTACATCATCAACGACGCCGGAGCGGACTATTTCAATGGCACCCCCGGGAGGAACTTCCTCAGCATGTTGGAAAAGCATCCGTACTTCGCCATACAGGTCATCAAGATGATCCTGCAGTATCTTGGTGGCGGACAACAACATTGCAGCATGTCCATCATGCCCGCAGGCGTGCATTACCCCCGGAATTTCAGAACGGAACGGAAGTTCGTTTTCTTCCTGTATGGGCAGGGCATCTATATCTGCACGGACAAGCAATACAGGACCTGGCCTTTTGGAGGTAAGGGTTGCAAGGACACTGGTCTGTGTAGGTTTTGTTATTTCAATGTCATTGCCAAAACTTTTCAATGTTCTTTCTATATAGGAAGAAGTCTTGACTTCATGGAATGATAGTTCAGGATGTTTATGGAAATGTCTTCTGAAGGCAATTGTCGAAGCAGCTTCCTCAGCTACTTCATTTGTCAGGTCAATCATATGTAAATCCTCTGTATTTGGTATATCCATGATATCTGCCACATGAGTCAGTGTAAACCCAGATGGAGATATCACCTGCATTTACTTGGTGTTTTTCTGTTTCTTTTCTTGAAATCCAAGAAATCATGATACCGCTGGGTCTACGTGTCATTTCCTTCCAGG from Spirochaetia bacterium harbors:
- a CDS encoding ABC transporter ATP-binding protein, whose product is MALLELEGITKNYGSLTAVDKLNLVVKDGEMIALLGESGCGKTTTLRMVAGFIQPDEGVIKVDGHVVNDIPAYKRNIGIFFQNYALFPHMTAFENIAYGLKIKKMDKVAIEKEVAGMMKLVGLEGLGCRYPKQLSGGQQQRVALARSLVVKPSILLLDEPLSNLDAKLRVNMQTEIKRIQRLLGITTIIVTHDQQEAISLADKVVVMRKGKIIQENLPREVYEKPTNPFVADFMGFENFIPVRIGRIDNNVVAVEIHNLEKSIDIDRCQCFDVREGEDAYMAVRPEKIRLVSPSAEHAVVGTVGNIIYKGNYYHVEVEGIFSKPIILHVNEFNGKTGDRTGVLLVSDELRIYKKFQ
- a CDS encoding ABC transporter substrate-binding protein → MKRNLLLLLMVFATLSFPLFANGTDEKNVDAANPYKGKDLVVATWGWSAGNLKKLSEDFEKKYGCNIVIDETSGNSDRLNKLIAQKNNPEIDVAILSDNFASIGIEKGLFDKIDKSVVTSYDDLYDFAKNADGYGPCYSLVRYGILYNADAVSAPTSYMDLFNGNYDGLISLPDMASTAGPYLLVSLAEDLGGSQENVTPAMELLKKEKSKIADFYMSGSSVQTGFTTGEIAVAVFMDMNVPLLRKSGLDIKWVTPKEGSFSAAATANVVKGCQNPKLAQLFIQYLISENVQNKVADVLSEAPCNSKATMSEEKAKYLASGEDAFKALKVFDLDYINSNKATWIEQFQKEIAN
- a CDS encoding ABC transporter permease gives rise to the protein MNKKKEFFYLVFPIVLVLLVLFVVPMIFILVTSLKNGGIENYIKFFSDPFYLKILLNTIRISLITTLVCLLVGYPVAYFVARTESKVKNIIMIVILFPFLVSSVVRSYGWMVILGKKGLLNQFLLSVGLIHEPLKIMYTSTAVIIGLVHLLLPYMIFSLAGIIQGIDRNLEDASQSLGGNHAKTFFKVLLPLSSPGILSGSILVFTLSMTSYVTPRLLGGATFLMVGTMVFQEVSINFNWGMASAISYVLLFFILIFLIFFNQLEARVNRRIGEDGYAQ
- a CDS encoding amidohydrolase, which codes for MIDLTNEVAEEAASTIAFRRHFHKHPELSFHEVKTSSYIERTLKSFGNDIEITKPTQTSVLATLTSKRPGPVLLVRADIDALPIQEENELPFRSEIPGVMHACGHDGHAAMLLSATKILQDHLDDLYGEVRMLFQHAEEVPPGGAIEIVRSGVVDDVDECFGLHLSSNYPTGKLGWCKGILTASTDKFSISIIGKGGHSAMPQQCIDPLPIAGQIIQALQTIPSRNIDPNDMLVLSICEIHGGNAYNIIPDTVTLSGSVRSFSPEARKTAEQRIKELSEGICAASKAQCQVTYELGYDSVINEEHLSDWTKDFIINQFGKATLLEIKPIMPGEDFCYLSEKCPSFFVELGARSVEKGIIFPHHNPKYLMDEDALSLGVEYLVSLLLSRSKFLAQHEG
- a CDS encoding ABC transporter permease; protein product: MRNNGGPGLFTKIFSIAAIIFLIAPLLVIVLASFSPTALVTFPPRGFSLAWYRNIISSSGNFISGLADSLEVGIAATAIDMLIAVPAALAVTRYRVKLQKPLVVFFASPMYIPSITFALVLLQLFAMMGRVPAIIRIFVGHLIIIMPYIFRNTYSMLTTYDWTLEEAAASLGASPHRTTFDITLPLIKSGIVSGAILSFLYSFDEAVLASMLNSPKFITLPVRIMNYMEFAFDPTLAAISTLLILFSLVIVAIIEKVVGLNMFLK